In the Candidatus Bathyarchaeota archaeon genome, CGTTAAACGGTATTTTTGGCTTCCGGGCTATAAAAACGCCCGGACGAACCGTGACCATATAGCTTTTCGCCTTCTTGAGAATAGCTCTAACGTTAACTTTGCCCCCGTACATTTGTCTCATCACTACAAGGTTTTCGTCTTCAAAGTCTAAGTCTATGCAATCTGTTGCTATTGGAATTCCTAGTGAGGCCGCAAGTCTCGGGGCACATTCCATTCCATAAGATGTATGTCCCATCATGGTTAATAACGGCATTTGTTCCATGATTATGTTTGAAAGTATTTTTATCCAGGCGTCAGAATTAAAGTTCTCAAGTTTAAAATCCTCAACAACTAATACTCTGTTTACATATTCGGGCAAGGTTTTTGCTTTTTCCTTAACGTCTTTACCAAGTATGAGGACTGCTAATTTAGCGTTCGTTTTTTCCGCTATCTCTTTGCCCTTTGTCAATACTTCGTATGTTATGTCAAGTATTTGTCCTTGCCTATGTTCCGCTAAAACGAAAATTTCAGTCATTCATATGAGCCCCCTTGACCTAAGAATTTTAATAATTTTCGCTGCAACCTCTTCTGAATTTCCCTTGAGAAATTCTATTTGTTTTTCAACTGGCGGCGCGTGTAATTTCTCTATTTTTAGCCATGATCCTGCTTCGCCAACCTCATTTTCACTTAACCCCGTATCTGCTAGACTCATAACTTTTATTTCTTTTTGCATTGCCCTGCGTATACTCGTTATCGAAACGTAGCGTGGTTCGTTTATACCTGTCTGAACTGCTAAAAGCGCTGGTAATTTAACCTCAACAACCTCTTCAAATCCGCCTTCAAGTTCACGATGGACCCTTGCAATTCCAGCCTCCAACTCGATTTTTTTAACGAGCACAACATGCGGTATATTAAGCATTTCAGCTATTGTTGGACCAACCATGGAATAGCCATCATCTCCAGCTTGAGAGCCGGTCAAAATCAAATCGTAGTGTAAATTTCTAATTATACTGTAAAGAATTTTTGCAATTGCATAGCCATCTGAACCTTCAAATCTAGGATCCGTTAAGCGTATCGCATTGTCTGCGCCGTGAGCTAGACATCTACGTATCGTATAATCCGAGTCTTCTGTGCCTACAGTTATGACCGTAACCGTCCCACCGAACTTTTCCTTTATGCGCACAGCCTCTTCTACCGCATAGTTGTCCCACTCGTTAATGTTGAATACCAAACCAGTTTTTTCTATTGTTTTGCCGTTTGCGCTTATTTTAAGCTCTGCTTCAGCCGTTTCTGGTACATGCTTGACACAAACAATTATATCCAACGCAATTCTTCTCCCTAACTCGCTGAAAGGTCTTGGTTAATAAAAATCATTTTTATATAATTTATGTTTGCCGTTCCATTTTTGTAAGTTTTAATCTAGACTTTATCTCATGATTTAAGCTTGATGACCCATGTCAGGTATATGATTTAATAGGAGTGGGTCAACTAGGTTTAGTTCTTGATCTAGGAACAGCCCAACGCGACTCAAAAAGTCCAGCGAGAAATCATTCCTAGGAGCGTTAAGGTTCGTACTCTCGAAGCGGAAAGCGACCTTTACTTAATAGATTCTCACTCAATGAAGTTTGTACCTCGGAATCTAAGAATAACTAACTATGCCGTTTGTTCTGCCGTAAATTATAAGAATTTTCTTTGAACCTTTTTTACTTATTGCTTATGACAGGTTCAAACTCCTTATGTCCCATTTACGGTCTTCTGAACTTACTTTTCTCGCGGCTGTTGAGACGTTTTTGATATATCGTATAAAACTTAAGAACATTATTCGGAGATATTAACATGGCACTCATCTCTGATTCTGCGATTTTGTCAAATTAAATTTATGATGAGATTTGTTTTGCGATAAAAACCTACTTCCAATTCTGAATGTTAGGGTAGTCTCAACATCACCTGGTCACCTTAATATTTTCATAGAAAAATTCCAATTCTTAGCGTGTCGTCGGCTTCTTCCTATGAAATAATCTCTCGTATTTCACAGCTTATTTAGACTAATAGAAAGGATAATGCTTATTAAAAAATTATTCTTAAGCTTTTAATTGAAGTAAAAATGAAGTGAGGTGAAAAGAGAGATAAAAATGAATTTTCAAGAGCTCGTTTTGAGGCACGGTCTCCTTAAATGCATGCAGTGCGGAATGTGTACGGGCGGATGTCCAGTTGCAAGGAAAGCTGGTTTGAACGTTAGGCGATATATGCATGAGATCTCTGTGTTGAACAAGCTCAGTATTCAATTAAAGAACGAGTTGTGGAGTTGCACGATGTGTTCCACGTGTGGTGTTGGTTGCCCAAGAGGTTTGCGACCATATGAGTTTTTAATCGACATAAGGAGTATGGCTGTGGAAGAGGGACGAATTACGTCGACAATTCGTGATGCTCTTGAAAGTGTATTTAAAAACGGTAACCCATGGAGTATAACTCGTAGCAAACGTAGTGAATGGAGTGAAGACTTAAATGTCAAGCACGTTTCTGAAGGTGCTGAAATTCTATATTATGTGGGATGCACTTCAGCTTACGACTCACGTATTCAAAACGTCGCTAAAAGCTTCGTTTCATGCCTCCAAAAAGCTGGTGTAAACTTTGGAATCTTAGGCGAAGAGGAAAATTGCTGTGGTAATGAAGTCTATTGTATGGGCGAAAAAGGCTTATTCGACTTTCTAGTTGAGGAAAATATGAAAATTTTTAATAAGTATGCTGTAAAACAGATCGTTACAAACTGTCCACATGGATTCCACGCCTTTAAGAACCTTTACAATCAAACTGATTTTAAACCAATACACCAAACGCAACTGCTCTTTAAACTAATAGAAGAAAAAAAACTAATAATCACAAAAGGATTAAAAAAGAAAATTATTTACCATGACCCATGCTTTTTAGGTAAGCGAAACGGTATATACGAAGAGCCGAGGGAAGTTATCAAAAGTATTCCAGGCGTCACACTTTTAGAGTTTAACCGTTCAAGAACCCTAAGCTTATGTTGTGAAGGTGGGGGTGGAAGAATGTGGGTGGACATTCCAGGTTCAAGATTAGCTGAAATACGTGTAAAAGATGCTGTAGCGGCTGGAGCAGATATTTTAGTTACAGCATGTCCTTTCTGTCTTCTGACAATTGAAGATGCTGTAAGAACTACAGGAAACGAAGGGAAAATCAGAATAATGGATATCGCTGAACTTTTAATCCTTGCACTCTAAGGTCACCCTTATAGTGAACTTAAAAGATGTGAAACTTAACTAGTCTCTTACTTCTTTCGTTTGCGATTTTATGTCTGTTAACTTAAGATTTTAATCTGGCTTCCATTCATCGTCCCAGTTTGATAAGCCATAAAGGCATAATGTGCTTCCCTTCCAGGATGTTATTCAAATCAGGTCAGTTTTTGTTTACCAATCCTTCGTTAATGGATGCTTAAGGGAAGTGGGTTAACAATTGTAAAAGAGTTCAACTATTAAAACGGGACTTAAGGAGTTATCATTGATATTCTATAAATTTAGATGCTTAGCCTATGGCAACTCAAGCACCTGCTCAAAGATTAAGTGGCCAAAGCGTACGTCACTAGACCTCGGCTTCTTATATTTGATATATGGAGAGTAAACCTTACGTACATGCTCTCGAAAACCTTTTCTATAAGCTCTATTATAGAATGCAGTGTAGGAGGAAAAGGCTTGGCCGACATCGTATCTGCTAAATCCATCACAAAAACCTTTCCAGGGGTTAAAGCGCTTGACGATGTTGACGTCTCCTTGAAATCTGGTAGAATATATTCTTTGGTTGGTGAAAACGGTGCTGGTAAATCTACGTTAGTTAAGATCCTATCAGGCGTGTACAAATGTGATAAGGGAAAAATATTTGTTGATGGTATAGAGGCTCATTATAATGCGATGGAGGCCTTGTTGAAGTATAAAATCGCATGTGTGCATCAAGAACCTGCTTTAATCCCTGAAATGACTATCGCTGAAAACTTCTTTTTGGAAATAGAGAATAGATTCTACAGAGGTGGCTTCATATCTCACAGGTTAATGAAAGAAATGGTAAGAGGCATCTTAAAGGAATTTAACGTAGATGTCGATGTTGATAGAAAAACAAAAGATCTGAGACCTGATGAAAAAAGAATGGTTGAGCTCGCCAGGGCGCTTTATTATGAGCCGAAACTCCTTATTCTTGATGAAATCACCGCTCCATTAACTGAGGACGGGGTCAAGCTAGTTTTTGCTCATATGAAGGATTTAAAGGAAAGTGGAAAAACTGTTCTCTTCATTTCGCATAGGTTAGAGGAAGTATTAAAAGTGAGCGATGAAGCTATCGTTTTAAAAGATGGAAGATTGGTCGGGACAGCTTCTGGTAAAAAAATAAATAGAGATCAAATAATTGAGATGATGATTGGTGAGAAGAGCACTAAACTTACTTTCCCTGATAAAGCTTCTAATATAAAAGAGAAAAAAATTTTTGAAGTTAGGAATTTAAAGGGAAAAGGAATAAATGTAGATTTTGAGGTTAGAGAAGGAGAGATTTTGGCTTTAGCTGGGCTGAGAGGACAGGGAATGGAAAACGTTCTCCGCATGATATATGGCGTTATGGCAAGAGAAAGCGGGGATTTCTATTTGAATGGAGAAAAAATAGATGTAAAAGGTCCTAAAGAAGCAATAGATCGTGGAATAATCTATATTTCGGACGATAGGGATATGGAAGAGTTATGGCCTAATCAATCAGTAATGGAGAATATAATTATTCCTTCATTCAATAAATATAGTAAATTTGGAATATTAAATGAATCCGGCTTAAATCAACTTGCAAAAGATAATGCGAGGCGGTTTAATATAAAAGCTCCCTCCTTAGGTGCATTAATAATGCAACTTAGTGGAGGAAACAGACAAAAAGTGGTATTTGGAAAATGGATATGCAAAAACCCTAAGGTAATACTTGCTAGTTGTCCCGCAATCGGTCTCGATTTGGCCACAAAAGCAGAAGTTTATAAAATTTTAAGAGATTTGGCAAACAAAGGCATAGCTGTTATAACATATTTATCCGAACTTTCTGAAGTAGTTAACCTTCCTGATAGAATATTAGTCATGCGGAACGGAGCTGTTATTGAGGAGTTAAAAGGTGATGAAATTACCGAAGAGAACGTATTGCGGGCCTATTTTAAAGAAGATTCAACTTGAAAGATGATGAACCATGGGAGTTAATTTCAAAAGCGTGAAACGTTTACTTTCGGATTGGTATATGATTGTCGTCCTCTTTGTTATTTGGGGAAGTTTCACAGCTATCGCTCCCGCCTTTTCCTCCGTCCCTAACATCGTAAGAGTAATCGTCTTTTCAACACCTCTGTTGGCAGTTACACTCTCACAAAATATAGTGATTCTTGTTAAAGGTTTTGACTTAACGGTTGGATCCCTAGTCAGTTTAATGACAGCCATTTTATCTGTTCTGATGACTTGGTCCGTAGCGGGATCGATAGTCGTTGCCTTTTTAGTGGGGGGACTAGTTGGATTAGTAAACGGTATAGGCGTTACAAAATTTAACGTCAATCCTTTTCTAATGACTCTTAGTATGATGTTTGTGGTAGATGGTATAACATTAATTATTCGACCAAGTCCAGGAGGATATATTAGTCGAACTTTCGCTAGTTATATGATGCTCGACTTAGGAGGGATTGCGATAGGACCGATTGTTGCTTTTATTGGATTGGCCCTATTCGGAGCATTACTTTTAGAAAAGAGGCATCTCGGACGTTTGATCTATGCCATTGGTGATTCAGAAGAGAAGGCATTTCTAAGAGGGATTGATGTGCAAAGAATAAAATTAAAAGTATATATAATGAGCGGTCTCTTCGCTGCCTTTGGGGGGTTATATGTGGCAGCTCAAGCTTTAACAGGCGATCCAGCCCTCGGGAGCCCCCTACTCTTTGCATCTATCGCAGCGGTTTTGTTTGGAGGTACAAGCGTAACTGGTGGTGTGGGGAGGTTCCCGAACACTTGTGCCGCGGTATTAATTCTAGGGTCTATTACTAGCTTCCTATTTTATCAAGGTTGGATTGTATGGTACAGATACATAATCAATGGTGCTCTACTCATAACGGCGGCAATAGTTCAGCGATATACTGCTTTAGGACGTAGATAATCATGAAGAGCAGTATATTATCCAAGATTTGGATGAATTACTTATCCAAGGTTAGGAAGGAGTACCTTATTCTTATAGGAGCCACTATTGTATTATCAGCTATAGGCGCATATTTCATGTCTGATTTTCTGACTATTCAGCATCAGACTGAATTGTTCAGAAGAATTTCTATACCAGGGATCATGGCTCTGGGACAAACTTTAATCATTCTCACAGGGGGGGTAGATTTGTCGGTGGGAGCAAATATGATGACCGTAGCTATCATAGGGGGAATTTTCTTCGCGAGCATGGGAGAGCTATGGCTACCAATGATCTTAATACTTCTTTTTGGGGCGTTGATAGGGCTTCTAAACGGCTTGGGAATTGGCCTATTAAAAGTTCCACCAATAGTCATGACCTTGGGCATGATGACCGCTTTAAGCGGATTCACCCTTGTTTATACTGGCGGGTACCCTCGGGGAGGTGCGCACAATGATCTGGTAAACTTTGTCTCCACAAATGTGATGGGAATACCAGCTCCAGGAATCATATGGGCAATTCTAACCATAATTTTATGGTTTGTGCTTAGAAAGACAAAATTTGGTAGAGAGGTGTACGCTGTTGGATCGAATCCAATATCATCGTATCTCTCTGGAATCCAAATAAAGAAGATTTTAGTAGCAGTTTACATCCTTGCCGGACTTTTCACTTCAATATCCAGCCTATTTTATCTTGGAAGAATTATAACTCCCGCTCTCTCAGTAGCTCCAGCAGGGATCGGATTAGATTATTTACTGGCCGCTCTTGCAATCCCTGTTATAGGGGGAACTACATTCAGGGGAGGTGAAGGCGGAGTCATTGGGACGTTTATCGCAGCTTATTTGTATGGAATTCTTAGAGGCCTTCTAATCGCACTAGGGTTCGGTGAAGCTGGCATTCTAATTTTCACAGGAATTATAATAGCAGGAATCATTGTGGCAAGACAAAAGGTTGGCGCTTAAGTGTTCAATTGAAGACGGCGTCGCCGTCAATCATTCGGGAATGCGGATCCAGTTCCGAATCTCCTGCACGAGATAGTTAGCCGATCTTATTCCTCATCTTTCTACACTAAAATTTCAAATGAGGTGAAAATTTTTGCGCTCACAAACTCTAAAAATACTTTTTACGTTTGATATGAACGCTCTCATCACCTGATGCTTTTCTTAAACGGATGGTTTTTCCCGTATCCATTTGCTTCTAACCGCTCAACTCCTATTCATGCCCTTGTACCCCTAGCTCTTCTTCAAATGTATCTAAAATGTTATACCATGACATCGCGAAGGTCCTATGAACTTAGGGTTCAGTTTCCTTGTTAGCGTATGCTGGCTGAGTTGGCGGCATCCTATGCCCTGAACTGTACTTCTACATGCTTGAAGAATCCTGCATCACCGGCGTGAATAGGCGGACATGGACCAAATCACACGTAGCACTACAGCGAAAGGCATTCCAATCTTAAGTTTACAACACATATATAGGACCAAAAAGCTTAAGTCACATTTGATTTTACATAAAAAAGCCTATGGTGAAACAATGAATTTAATTGAGGAGTTAGCAAAAATTGTTGGCCCATCGTATGTTTCTGATGATTTATGGGTACGATGGAGTTACTCCATGGATTCATCTATTTACGATCACATTGAACCAACTCCGCCAGCAATCGTAGTAAGGCCGAAGAGTATTGAAGAAGTTCAGGAAATAATACGCTTGGCGAATATGACTAAGACACCCGTGTATCCTAGAGGTGGAGGTACAGCCTGTGCGGGGCCTCGTGGGGGTAAGATGCTTTCATCGATTCTAATTGATATGACCAGAATGAACGATATTATTGAAATAGATGAAGAGTCCCTTACAGTTACCGCTCAAGCTGGAACAACTTGGGGGAAGCTTAATGCAGAGCTAGAAAAAAAAGGATGGAGATTAGGTTTTAGGGGTCCATACTCCGGTTATGCATCCACTGTAGGAGGTGGCGTAGCTTTTCACTCAACCGGTATGGGTAGCACAAGATACGGATTAATCCCTGAAGAAGTTACGAATTTAACTGTAGTTCTGCCAAATGGCGACCTGCTAAAAACTGGTACAGCGGTAAATCCTAAAGCTAAAAGGTACTACAGATATTGTATAGGTCCAGATTTGGCTGGCATCTTCCTCGGGTCCTTAGGAACGCTTGGAGTGATAACGGAGGTAACTATTCGAATGTATCCCAAATCTACTCATAGTGCTTTTGGGGCTTATGCATTTAGAGACTATAAATCCTGCCAGGCGTGTTACTACGAATGGCTTAAGAATGGGTTGGCAGAAGATCTTTGGTGGTATGCAGAAGATGGATTAAATGTAATGGTGCCGGAATTGGCTGAAAAAGGCTACGTATCCATGCTCGCCTACGTTGTTGAAGATGTAAGTAATGCGCTCGTTGAGGCAAGGAAAAATTTGCTTGATCAAATAGCGGTAGAGAAGGGAGGGGAGCCTCAAGATCCTAAATACTCTAAAGACGGATGGGATTATAAATTCGAAACTTTACCCAGGTGGGTTTCGAAGATAGGTGTGTGGCAGTGGTGCTGTCATTTGAATACCGCCGGGGGTGCGTTAAAAGATTTAGAAAAAGTTTTGCACTATATTAACTCACGTAAAGAGGAACGTGAAAGAAAGAAAGTGTACTCGGCAACTATAAGTATCGCTCAAAAGAATGCAGGACATGTATCTACTTCGATTTATTACGATGAAAGCGATCCAGAATCCGTTAAATTAGCTAAAGAAATGGTGAATGAAATTGTTAGAATAGCGGCGGAATGTGGGGGGTGCAATTATAAGCCGGGAAAACAGTGGTATGCTTACACTATCATGAAAAATCCGGTTTATCGAGACACTTTAATTAGGATTAAAAAGGCTCTAGATCCGAATAACATTATGAATCCAGGAGCACTAACTTTGCCTGATGAACTCTGAGAGGAGGGATGAGCATGCCTTTAGATGATTTTAGAAAAGAAATCTACCTGTGCTCTAGGTGTGGTTATTGCAGAGATATGGTAAGAGCAAGAGACAACACAGATCGCCTATGTCCCATTCGAGAAAACACTGGTGGATTCGAGATCTACTCTTCAAGGGGAAGAAATTGGATTGCAAGACAGATCCTTGAGGGTAGCCTAAGCGTTAAAGACTTTACAGAAAAGTTTGTAGATTCATTATATTCATGCCTTTTCTGTGGAAATTGCACAGAACATTGCTTGGTGCTCGAACCTGAGTCTTGGAGCAGATTTCCTAATAACACATTTAAGGATCACATTATTGATAATAACGGGATAACAAGATCCCTAAGAAACTTAGTAGTTGAGGAAGGAATACCCCCGGTAGAAATCCGAAATGTTTTACATAGCGTTTATCGACATGGAAATCCATATGGTGAACCTCGGGAGAAGCGTGACGCTTGGACGAAGGAATTAGGCTTCAACATCAAAAATGCGACAGAAGAGAGATGTGAAATATTATTCTATGTTGGTTCCATCGCGTCTTACAACGAGCGAAACCAAAAAGCAGTACAGGCTGTCGCTAGAATCATGAAATTGGCAAATGTCGACTTTGGCATTTTTGGAACCCGGGAGGAAGATAGTGGAGGGGAGGTCAGGGAACTTGGAGAGGAAGGATTATTCGAGGAACTTGCTAAACGTAACCTAGAACTCTTCCGTGAGCATGATATTACTAATGTTATCTGCTTTTCACCTCACGATTATAATGCATTCATCAACTATTACCCTGAATTATTGAAAGAAGCGTGGTCTAGGTTAAATCTTAAAATTCAGCATTATACCGAGTTTCTTGCAAATCTCCTTCGTAAAGAGGAACTCGCTATGAAGAAGTTGGATAAAAAGGTGACTTTTCACGATCCCTGTTATCTAGGCAGAAAAAATGGAATCTACGATGCCCCCCGCCAGATACTCCAAGCAACAGGAGCTGACCTAATCGAAATGAGATTATCGTATTCTAATTCCTATTGTTGCGGAGGAGGTGGAGGAGGATTGTGGTATGAACCACTGGATAAACCCAAGGTGGAAAATGAACGGGCAAAACAGGCGCTTGAAACAGGCGCTGAGATACTCGCCGTAGCATGCCCCAATTGTGCACAAATGATGGAAGACGGAATAAGCGCAATTGAAGGTAAAATTAGGGTTATGGACATCGCTGAGATCGTTGAAGAAACTATTAACATATGATGTGCGCATCTAATAAGCCTGTACAATGGAAGATCGGGAAATGGGGAATCAATTAAAAGAATGGGTAAAAAATAGGGAGATTGTGAACTGCTCGTTCACTTCGAAGTTTCTTATTTGATTACGGCCTTCAATTGCTGCGGTGTAAGTAGAGTCATTAGTTGAGCAGCGTCTGGTAGTTCATTAATAATTGGTTCGTAGAGGTTCCACAGGTACGGTAGCTGTTCAGTTGTTAGGTAAGGTGGCTCGAAGAAGTCAATTTTTCTAACCGGCATACCCGATAGGCCTTGGATGGCCCTCCAGATGCTAAGTGCTTGTTGGTACTGGGGATTACCGCACATCATCATCTCAAATCCATATTTGCGTTGGAGCTTTAGATTGAAGACAAAGTCTTCTCCAGTCATCACATGATCTTTCGGATCCTTTCCCGCGTCCACAAGTGCCAAAGGTATCGAGGACATCATCATGGCCCCTTGGGTTACCCATCCTCTGACTTCTGGGTGCGCAGCTATGATGTCGGCAGCATCCTCTCGAGCCTTAGGCGGAGACCAACCGGAATCTACAGCCGCTACGATTTCTACGCCCTTGTCAGCGTATTGGTCTATGGCGTATTTTGCGCCTTCCCACCGTTGTATGTTTGAGGGGGCACCGGCAATTCCTCTGATTACTGCAACCTTACGACGCTCTGGTGGATGTTTCTCTATTAATTTCTCCGCCACGAATTTTCCTTGCACATATCCGCTCTTGTAGTAGTTCGTATTGAATATTGTTCCATAGTTTTTCAACGTTCCGATCGGTGCAGGAATTGGGGCTTCAATGCAAATCGCAGTAAATATGCCTTTTGACGTGACTCTTTCTATGTCTTCAATGAGGGCGTCAGGCCTAACGGGATCGATAATCAGCGCATCCATTCCCCATTCTTCTAGTTGTGCGACATTTCTTTTTTGCTCTAGAACATCGCCTCCAGCATCTAGCAGTTTCCACTCTTTAACCCACCCAATGCTAACGAGAGCGTCTAACATCATCTTTGTTTCTGCGGCTTGCATAAACCTCCATGGATTACCACTCCAAGCTATCGCCAAACCGATCTTATATGGAGGATTGCGTCGTGGCCATTGGTGCCATTGGGGATCTGGTGGCGCTGCGAGATAATCTCCAATCCAAGGGAGCTCAGCTCCAGGAGTTGTCGTTACGGTCTTCGTTACACCTGGTCCCGTCACGGTAACAGTTTTTTCAACAACCTTCTCGACTGGGGGGCCGGCGGGTGCCTTTGGTGCTGCAAGATAACCAGCCGCAGCGCCAACAGCTAACCCAGCGATTGTTCCGCCGACAGTCTTCGCCCAATCCCGTCTTGAGACTGGTTTGCTCATATAATATCTTCCCCGATTTAACTTCCATTCCTGATGATTATTTAAGATTTTGCCTTCACAGTAAAGTCGTGTTTATTTAAGGGTTTTACTCGGCCGTCATCTCCCTTTAGCTTGGAGGTATGTTCAAACATGTTTTAGGTTCCAAAACTTGCTCGAGGATGCGATGACAAACGCCTTAACCAAACAAGACCTACTATTATGATCTGTCAATTTTAGGGTCATTATGCTTAAACATCTATACTTGTTTTAAGTCGGGACGGTTGCCTTCTCCGTGAGGTGTTAAGCAGTTTTAAAAGCTCGTGGCGCAGTTAACGCGCGTAAGGAAGTTAAATTTTATATTTGCTCTATTTGCTTCTTTACATTAAGATGAACTAATGGAGGTTTTAGTTTTGGGGGAGGATGTAGGCTTTATTCGGATGGCTGAGTTGAAGGGTAGGGTGGAGAGGATGCGGGAGATAGGTGTTGGGATGCTCGGCTACGCCTTCATGGGCAAAGCCCACAGCCAGGCATACATAGATTTGCCCATCTTCTTTTACCC is a window encoding:
- a CDS encoding substrate-binding domain-containing protein, translating into MSKPVSRRDWAKTVGGTIAGLAVGAAAGYLAAPKAPAGPPVEKVVEKTVTVTGPGVTKTVTTTPGAELPWIGDYLAAPPDPQWHQWPRRNPPYKIGLAIAWSGNPWRFMQAAETKMMLDALVSIGWVKEWKLLDAGGDVLEQKRNVAQLEEWGMDALIIDPVRPDALIEDIERVTSKGIFTAICIEAPIPAPIGTLKNYGTIFNTNYYKSGYVQGKFVAEKLIEKHPPERRKVAVIRGIAGAPSNIQRWEGAKYAIDQYADKGVEIVAAVDSGWSPPKAREDAADIIAAHPEVRGWVTQGAMMMSSIPLALVDAGKDPKDHVMTGEDFVFNLKLQRKYGFEMMMCGNPQYQQALSIWRAIQGLSGMPVRKIDFFEPPYLTTEQLPYLWNLYEPIINELPDAAQLMTLLTPQQLKAVIK